Proteins encoded together in one Streptomyces sp. NBC_01408 window:
- a CDS encoding crotonase/enoyl-CoA hydratase family protein, with protein sequence MATTSETSGTTPADPTAVRIERDGAVRTVILSRPGVRNAVDGPTAAQLADAFRAFEEDEDASVAVLWGEGGTFCAGADLKAVGTDRGNQVRAEGDGPMGPTRMRLTKPVIAAVSGHAVAGGLELALWCDLRVAEEDATFGVFCRRWGVPLIDGGTVRLPRLIGESRAMDLILTGRPVTAAEAYGIGLVNRLVPPGQARREAERLAHEIAGFPQLCLRHDRLSVREQHGLGEREALAAEYRHGLVPLTAGETQAGADRFAGGAGRHGSFTG encoded by the coding sequence GTGGCCACGACCTCCGAGACATCAGGGACGACGCCCGCCGACCCGACCGCCGTGCGGATCGAGCGTGATGGCGCCGTCCGTACGGTGATCCTTAGCCGTCCCGGGGTCCGCAATGCGGTGGACGGTCCGACGGCAGCCCAACTCGCCGACGCATTCCGTGCGTTCGAGGAGGACGAGGATGCTTCCGTCGCCGTGTTGTGGGGCGAGGGAGGTACGTTCTGCGCGGGCGCGGACCTCAAGGCCGTCGGAACCGACCGCGGCAACCAGGTGCGGGCCGAGGGCGACGGGCCGATGGGCCCCACGCGGATGCGCCTGACCAAACCGGTGATCGCCGCGGTCAGCGGCCACGCGGTGGCGGGCGGACTCGAACTGGCCCTGTGGTGCGATCTGCGGGTGGCCGAGGAGGACGCGACGTTCGGCGTGTTCTGCCGCCGCTGGGGGGTGCCGCTGATCGACGGCGGTACGGTGCGGCTGCCGCGCCTGATCGGCGAGAGCCGCGCGATGGACCTGATCCTCACCGGCCGCCCCGTGACCGCCGCCGAGGCCTACGGGATCGGCCTCGTCAACCGCCTCGTGCCGCCCGGGCAAGCCCGCCGGGAGGCGGAGCGGCTCGCCCACGAGATCGCCGGGTTCCCGCAGTTGTGCCTGCGGCACGACCGGCTCTCCGTACGGGAACAGCACGGCCTGGGCGAGCGGGAAGCCCTGGCCGCCGAGTACCGGCACGGCCTCGTTCCGCTCACCGCGGGGGAGACCCAGGCCGGCGCCGACCGGTTCGCGGGCGGCGCCGGCCGCCACGGCTCCTTCACCGGCTGA
- a CDS encoding TetR/AcrR family transcriptional regulator, with protein MSVQERKQRERANRHQLIVSTARELAEAQGWDAVTTRKLAERIEYSQPVLYSHFRGKREILGAVALEGMAELTAALRAAVAEQPAGRPAVAALARAYTDFATGSPALYDAMFSLENGLPFAVEATPAPLREAFQALLDPLEAHAGPDEEPGLYVETFWAALHGLITLTRAGRLPVDRIPSRLTLLVNRFVDTEEHPPVQ; from the coding sequence ATGTCTGTACAGGAACGCAAGCAACGAGAGCGGGCCAACCGCCATCAGCTGATCGTCTCCACGGCCCGGGAGCTCGCCGAGGCCCAGGGCTGGGACGCAGTCACCACGCGCAAGCTCGCCGAGCGGATCGAGTACAGCCAGCCCGTCCTCTACAGCCACTTCCGGGGCAAGCGCGAGATCCTCGGAGCGGTCGCGCTGGAGGGCATGGCCGAGCTGACCGCTGCCCTGCGCGCGGCGGTGGCCGAGCAGCCCGCCGGACGGCCGGCCGTGGCCGCGCTGGCCCGCGCCTACACCGACTTCGCCACCGGCAGCCCGGCTCTGTACGACGCGATGTTCAGCCTCGAAAACGGCCTCCCCTTCGCCGTCGAGGCCACCCCCGCGCCCCTGCGCGAGGCCTTCCAGGCCCTGCTGGACCCGCTGGAGGCGCACGCGGGCCCGGACGAGGAGCCCGGCCTCTACGTCGAGACCTTCTGGGCCGCGCTGCACGGCCTGATCACCCTCACCCGTGCCGGCCGGCTTCCCGTCGACCGGATCCCCAGCCGTCTCACGCTCCTGGTCAACCGCTTCGTTGACACCGAGGAGCACCCTCCCGTGCAGTAG
- a CDS encoding DUF1772 domain-containing protein, with protein sequence MQNALAVVTVVVVGIMVGVEFAVAVFVNPILNRLPDDSTIAARADGGRVLGRVMPFWYIGSMVLGAVWAAMAWGGAGASLVTAATALLAVSVVMSVLLLVPINNRAKTWTAEGRPADWKQQAGRWDRYHYARVGVIVLAFALFAVALTR encoded by the coding sequence ATGCAGAACGCATTGGCAGTCGTCACGGTCGTCGTGGTCGGAATCATGGTGGGCGTGGAGTTCGCGGTGGCGGTCTTCGTCAACCCGATCCTGAACCGGCTCCCCGACGACAGCACCATCGCCGCCCGCGCCGACGGGGGCCGGGTGCTCGGCCGGGTCATGCCGTTCTGGTACATCGGCTCGATGGTGCTCGGCGCGGTCTGGGCCGCCATGGCCTGGGGAGGCGCGGGCGCCTCGCTGGTCACGGCGGCCACCGCGCTGCTGGCGGTGAGCGTGGTGATGTCGGTGCTGCTGCTGGTGCCGATCAACAACCGGGCCAAGACCTGGACCGCGGAGGGCAGGCCCGCCGACTGGAAGCAGCAGGCTGGTCGCTGGGACCGCTACCACTACGCCCGGGTGGGCGTGATCGTGCTCGCCTTCGCCCTGTTCGCGGTCGCCCTCACCCGGTGA
- a CDS encoding VOC family protein, producing the protein MITTDFAPGSPCWLDLGSPDVPAAAAFYGAVLGWDYEPMGEGGEGEDMEGGMFRKDGKTVAGLGKLTEEGARSAWMIYYRVTDADATTQAVERAGGTVRLAPRDLAEYGRMAQYSDPLGGQFAVWQPGSDQGVELVDEPGSLSWTELYTSDAAAAKDFYGGVFGWQFSEMELPGGGGTYTLIAPAGLPEERMHGGLMEMSAENLALAGGRPYWHPVFAVADCDTAVAGVTGNGGSVQMGPEDAEGVGRLAVCLDPFNADFVVLAPRS; encoded by the coding sequence ATGATCACCACTGATTTCGCCCCTGGCTCCCCCTGCTGGCTCGACCTCGGTTCACCCGACGTCCCTGCCGCCGCGGCCTTCTACGGCGCCGTACTCGGGTGGGACTACGAGCCCATGGGTGAGGGGGGCGAGGGCGAGGACATGGAAGGCGGGATGTTCCGGAAGGACGGCAAGACCGTCGCCGGGCTCGGCAAGCTCACCGAGGAGGGGGCGCGCTCGGCCTGGATGATCTACTACCGGGTCACCGACGCGGACGCCACGACCCAGGCCGTCGAGCGCGCGGGCGGCACGGTGCGACTGGCGCCGAGGGACCTCGCCGAGTACGGCCGGATGGCGCAGTACAGCGACCCGCTGGGAGGCCAGTTCGCCGTGTGGCAGCCGGGGAGCGACCAGGGCGTCGAGCTGGTGGACGAGCCGGGCTCGCTGTCCTGGACAGAGCTGTACACGAGCGACGCGGCGGCCGCGAAGGACTTCTACGGTGGCGTCTTCGGCTGGCAGTTCAGCGAGATGGAGCTGCCGGGCGGCGGGGGCACGTACACCCTCATCGCCCCCGCCGGACTTCCCGAGGAGCGCATGCACGGCGGCCTCATGGAGATGTCGGCGGAGAACCTCGCCCTGGCGGGCGGCCGGCCGTACTGGCACCCGGTCTTCGCCGTCGCCGACTGCGACACCGCGGTCGCCGGGGTCACCGGGAACGGTGGCAGCGTGCAGATGGGGCCGGAGGACGCCGAGGGCGTCGGCCGGCTGGCCGTCTGCCTGGACCCGTTCAACGCGGACTTCGTCGTGCTGGCCCCGCGGAGCTGA
- a CDS encoding Asp/Glu racemase: protein METEVPAILRARETIAPERFTFHSSRMRMTHVTPEQLKAMDADSDRCAVELSDAHVDVLGYACLVAIMSMGLGYHRTSEQRLHLRTEENGAPAPVVTSAGALVHGLGTLGAKKIALIAPYMRPLTRTVVDYLTHEGIEVIDYTALEIPNNLDVAAHDPARLPGLARALDHSDADAVVLSACVQMPSLGAIEEAEQLLGKPVVSAAVCTAHQMLRALGLPAVAPGAGHLLSGAYAEAPPVSP from the coding sequence ATGGAAACCGAGGTACCGGCCATCCTCCGGGCCCGCGAGACCATCGCGCCGGAACGCTTCACCTTCCACTCCAGCCGCATGCGCATGACCCACGTGACCCCGGAACAGCTCAAGGCGATGGACGCCGACTCCGACCGCTGCGCCGTCGAGCTCTCCGACGCGCACGTGGACGTACTCGGCTACGCCTGCCTGGTCGCCATCATGAGCATGGGACTCGGCTACCACCGCACCTCCGAGCAGCGCCTGCACCTGCGTACGGAGGAGAACGGCGCCCCCGCCCCCGTCGTCACGAGCGCCGGAGCCCTGGTGCACGGTCTGGGCACCCTCGGCGCGAAGAAGATCGCCCTGATCGCCCCCTACATGCGTCCGCTCACCCGGACCGTCGTGGACTACCTCACCCACGAAGGCATCGAGGTCATCGACTACACCGCCCTGGAGATCCCCAACAACCTCGACGTGGCCGCACACGACCCGGCCCGGCTCCCCGGCCTCGCCCGGGCCCTGGACCACAGCGACGCCGACGCCGTCGTCCTCTCCGCCTGCGTGCAGATGCCCTCCCTGGGGGCCATCGAGGAGGCCGAACAGCTCCTGGGCAAGCCCGTCGTCTCCGCGGCGGTCTGCACCGCCCACCAGATGCTCCGGGCCCTGGGCCTCCCCGCGGTCGCCCCCGGGGCCGGCCACCTCCTGTCCGGCGCCTACGCGGAAGCACCGCCCGTCTCCCCGTGA
- a CDS encoding fumarylacetoacetate hydrolase family protein — translation MRLVTYTLDDGPPVLGAQVDADHLVDLAVLADHAGVELPVDLLSFIQAGAPARETANRLLAAGPTGWPTEAVRRIAEVSLRAPLRPGKIIGVGLNYVEHVAESSRSLDTDKELPPRPVLFSKPATAVTGPGQPILHNADLTAQLDWECELAVVIGRTAFRVSEEEAYDHVFGYSIVNDISARDQRRSGQWFFSKGQDSYAPFGPAVVTADDVPDPMNLDLSLRVNGVTKQKSNTQHMLFPIARLIADISSGVTLEPGDVIATGSPSGVGAGMVPPEFLTPGDTVEATVEGIGTLTNPVVDAR, via the coding sequence ATGCGACTGGTCACCTACACCCTCGATGACGGACCGCCCGTCCTCGGCGCCCAGGTCGACGCCGACCACCTCGTCGACCTCGCCGTCCTGGCGGACCACGCCGGCGTCGAACTGCCCGTCGACCTCCTGTCGTTCATCCAGGCGGGCGCCCCGGCCCGGGAGACTGCGAACCGCCTGCTGGCCGCCGGCCCCACCGGATGGCCGACCGAGGCCGTCCGCCGGATCGCCGAGGTGTCGCTGCGGGCCCCGCTGCGCCCCGGGAAGATCATCGGAGTCGGCCTCAACTACGTGGAGCACGTCGCCGAGTCCAGCCGCAGCCTCGACACCGACAAGGAACTGCCCCCGCGGCCGGTGCTCTTCAGCAAGCCCGCCACCGCCGTCACCGGGCCCGGGCAGCCGATCCTCCACAACGCGGACCTGACCGCCCAGCTCGACTGGGAGTGCGAACTCGCCGTCGTCATCGGCCGCACCGCCTTCCGCGTGAGCGAGGAGGAGGCGTACGACCACGTCTTCGGCTACAGCATCGTCAACGACATCAGCGCCCGCGACCAGCGCCGGTCCGGCCAGTGGTTCTTCTCCAAGGGCCAGGACTCCTACGCCCCCTTCGGCCCGGCCGTGGTCACCGCCGACGACGTGCCCGACCCGATGAACCTCGACCTCTCCCTGCGCGTCAACGGGGTGACCAAGCAGAAGTCGAACACCCAGCACATGCTCTTCCCCATCGCCCGCCTCATCGCCGACATCTCCTCCGGCGTCACCCTCGAACCCGGAGACGTCATCGCCACCGGCTCGCCCTCCGGCGTCGGCGCAGGCATGGTCCCCCCGGAGTTCCTCACCCCCGGCGACACGGTCGAAGCAACGGTCGAGGGCATCGGCACCCTGACCAACCCCGTGGTCGACGCCCGCTGA
- a CDS encoding cupin domain-containing protein: MTTGQDDSMLGRARVSDTPELTAYYGELAELEAGALWTVANDIEPWYPQPRSVPVLWRYEELRPLVRKALDLVKADDAGRRVVMLVNPGRKDVSAAAGLLYTGLQIMGPGEAMTAHRHQAAALRFVHEGTGAWTVVDGQKLRVAPGDFAITPNGTWHEHGNESDDAPVIWQDGLDIPLVNALDAGFYEVHPDLHQIPGKVVNSSVLTYSANLLPYGAEKWTRPYSPLLAFPWEPTYEALLGLAEATEGSPYDGVIAEYTNPLTGGPVMPTMGAHMQLLRPGQSTLAHRHTGSVIYTAAKGYGYSVIAGQRFDWKKGDIFCVPSWAWHEHHNLDQGEDACLFSFNDFPVMNSLGFHREEAYPENGGHQPTA; encoded by the coding sequence ATGACCACCGGACAGGACGACAGCATGCTGGGCCGCGCCAGGGTCAGCGACACCCCCGAACTCACCGCCTACTACGGGGAACTGGCCGAACTGGAGGCCGGCGCGCTGTGGACCGTCGCCAACGACATCGAGCCCTGGTACCCGCAGCCCAGGTCCGTCCCCGTCCTCTGGCGCTACGAGGAACTGCGGCCCCTGGTCCGCAAGGCCCTCGACCTGGTCAAGGCCGACGACGCGGGCCGCCGCGTGGTCATGCTCGTCAACCCCGGACGCAAGGACGTCAGCGCCGCGGCGGGCCTCCTCTACACCGGCCTGCAGATCATGGGCCCCGGCGAGGCCATGACCGCCCACCGCCACCAGGCGGCCGCGCTGAGGTTCGTCCACGAGGGCACCGGAGCGTGGACCGTCGTCGACGGACAGAAGCTGCGCGTGGCCCCCGGCGACTTCGCCATCACCCCCAACGGAACCTGGCACGAGCACGGCAACGAGTCCGACGACGCACCCGTCATCTGGCAGGACGGCCTCGACATCCCGCTCGTCAACGCCCTGGACGCCGGGTTCTACGAGGTGCACCCCGACCTCCACCAGATCCCGGGAAAGGTCGTCAACTCCTCCGTGCTCACGTACAGCGCGAACCTGCTGCCCTACGGTGCGGAGAAGTGGACCCGCCCCTACTCCCCGCTGCTCGCCTTCCCCTGGGAGCCGACCTACGAGGCCCTCCTCGGCCTCGCCGAGGCGACCGAGGGGTCCCCGTACGACGGTGTGATCGCCGAGTACACCAACCCCCTCACCGGCGGCCCGGTCATGCCCACCATGGGGGCCCACATGCAGCTGCTGCGGCCCGGCCAGTCCACCCTGGCCCACCGCCACACCGGCTCCGTCATCTACACGGCGGCCAAGGGGTACGGCTACTCGGTGATCGCGGGACAGCGCTTCGACTGGAAGAAGGGCGACATCTTCTGCGTGCCGTCCTGGGCCTGGCACGAGCACCACAACCTCGACCAGGGCGAGGACGCCTGCCTGTTCTCCTTCAACGACTTCCCCGTGATGAACTCCCTCGGCTTCCACCGCGAAGAGGCCTACCCCGAAAACGGCGGGCACCAGCCCACCGCCTGA
- a CDS encoding carbon-nitrogen hydrolase family protein encodes MENLPRFTAAAVQAAPVYLDPDATVDKAVALIAEAAANGAELVVFPEVFVPGYPYWNWTMNPVQGSPWFERLYRSSVDVPGPHVDALRAAARRHGVVLVIGVNERGPHSLGVLYNTLLTIGPDGALLGVHRKLVPTWAEKLTWTGGDGSSLKVHSTPVGPLGALACGENTNTLARFALLAQGELVHASCYISLPVAPADYDMADAIAVRTAAHSFEGKVFSVVACSTISPEIVDTLAGDDEELRALFTRPRSALSGIFGPDGRPVTEPLIDDEGIVYAEIDLARCIQPKQMHDIVGHYNRFDVFQFHVDNRPRTPVTFATDPAHATAPAAPPAAPPVTTPVTTPLTADSTGATKEEA; translated from the coding sequence ATGGAGAACCTGCCCCGCTTCACCGCGGCGGCCGTCCAGGCGGCCCCCGTCTACCTCGACCCCGACGCCACCGTCGACAAGGCGGTCGCCCTCATCGCGGAGGCCGCCGCGAACGGCGCCGAACTCGTCGTCTTCCCGGAGGTGTTCGTCCCCGGCTACCCGTACTGGAACTGGACGATGAACCCCGTCCAGGGCTCACCCTGGTTCGAACGCCTCTACCGCAGCTCCGTCGACGTCCCCGGCCCGCACGTGGACGCCCTGCGCGCCGCGGCCCGCCGGCACGGCGTGGTCCTCGTCATCGGAGTCAACGAACGGGGACCGCACAGCCTCGGCGTCCTCTACAACACCCTGCTGACCATCGGCCCGGACGGCGCACTGCTCGGCGTACACCGCAAACTGGTGCCGACCTGGGCCGAGAAGCTCACCTGGACAGGTGGCGACGGAAGCTCCCTGAAGGTCCACTCCACACCCGTCGGGCCACTGGGAGCCCTGGCCTGCGGCGAGAACACCAACACGCTGGCCCGCTTCGCCCTCCTCGCCCAGGGCGAACTCGTCCACGCGTCCTGCTACATCTCCCTCCCCGTGGCCCCCGCCGACTACGACATGGCGGACGCCATCGCCGTGCGCACCGCCGCGCACAGTTTCGAGGGCAAGGTCTTCTCCGTCGTGGCCTGCTCGACGATCTCCCCGGAGATCGTCGACACCCTCGCCGGGGACGACGAGGAACTGCGCGCCCTGTTCACCCGCCCCCGCAGCGCCCTGTCCGGGATCTTCGGCCCTGACGGGCGGCCCGTCACCGAGCCGCTCATCGACGACGAGGGCATCGTCTACGCCGAGATCGACCTGGCCCGGTGCATCCAGCCCAAGCAGATGCACGACATCGTCGGGCACTACAACCGCTTCGACGTCTTCCAGTTCCACGTCGACAACCGCCCCCGCACCCCGGTGACCTTCGCGACCGACCCGGCCCACGCGACGGCCCCCGCCGCACCACCCGCCGCACCCCCCGTCACCACGCCCGTCACCACGCCCCTCACCGCCGACAGCACCGGCGCCACGAAGGAGGAAGCATGA
- a CDS encoding bifunctional salicylyl-CoA 5-hydroxylase/oxidoreductase encodes MRVAVIGGGPGGLYFAALAKQLSPSWEITVWERNAPDDTFGFGVVFSDETLDGIAQADARIFEAMSADFARWSDIDVRYQGSVLTSGGHGFAALGRKRLLQILQQRCAALEVDVRYRTQAPPVEELSAQYDLVVAGDGVRSATRAAYADTFGPDLDERNCRYMWLGTDKVFEAFTFIVAEGDFGTLQVHAYPFDGTRSTFIVEIDEQAWRRAGFDRFAARDHPPGTSDEDSIRLCEEILADHLDGHRLLPNNSKWIRFTTVRNRTWRHGNVVLLGDAAHTAHFSIGSGTKLAMEDSLALAACLHEHADVATALAAYEAERKPVVESTQRAAQASLEWFENVGRYTGQDPHQFAFNLLTRSRRVTYDNLRVRDQEFTDVVDSWHADDTARVLPQAGRTGMPPMLRPFRLGGLHLRNRVVAPPTALYTARDGVPGDFDLVHLATQTIGGSGLVLAGMTAVSPDGRATTGCPGLYTDEQEAAWRGIADFVHQQSDTCLGIQLTHAGRRAATGIPRPDGSATPLGAGGWPLVAASALGWDEHSTVPRAATRQDMDAITRDFVTAAGRADRAGFDVLELQYGHGHLMSGFLSPLTNVRTDAYGGTLDGRLRFPLEVLRAVRDVWPTGKALVVRISAADWAEGGTTEAEAVEIARALGGAGADAIDVSTGEVVAHQRPRYGRSYQTPYADLIRNATGIPTIAVGAISTYDDVNSIILAGRADLCAVGRAQLHDPLWTLHAAAAQGYSGPAAPWPAAWKAGSGRPPAARTDRVPPRLQLLREPTAPVHQRWLPPAAACTATH; translated from the coding sequence GTGCGCGTAGCAGTTATCGGAGGAGGGCCCGGCGGGCTGTACTTCGCGGCCCTGGCCAAGCAGCTGTCCCCGAGTTGGGAGATCACCGTCTGGGAGCGCAACGCACCCGACGACACCTTCGGGTTCGGGGTGGTGTTCTCCGACGAGACGCTCGACGGAATCGCCCAGGCGGACGCCCGCATCTTCGAGGCCATGTCGGCGGACTTCGCCCGCTGGAGCGACATAGACGTCCGCTACCAGGGCAGCGTGCTCACGTCGGGCGGCCACGGCTTCGCGGCGCTGGGACGCAAGCGTCTGCTGCAGATCCTCCAGCAGCGCTGCGCCGCCCTGGAGGTGGACGTCCGCTACCGCACGCAGGCCCCGCCGGTCGAAGAGCTCTCCGCGCAGTACGACCTGGTCGTCGCCGGGGACGGGGTCCGCTCGGCGACCCGCGCCGCCTACGCCGACACCTTCGGGCCCGACCTCGACGAGCGCAACTGCCGGTACATGTGGCTCGGCACCGACAAGGTCTTCGAAGCCTTCACCTTCATCGTCGCGGAGGGGGACTTCGGGACCCTTCAGGTCCACGCCTACCCCTTCGACGGCACCCGCTCCACCTTCATCGTCGAGATCGACGAACAGGCCTGGCGGCGGGCCGGCTTCGACCGGTTCGCCGCCCGCGACCACCCGCCGGGGACCAGCGACGAGGACAGCATCCGGCTCTGCGAGGAGATACTCGCCGACCACCTCGACGGCCACCGCCTGCTGCCCAACAACTCCAAGTGGATCCGCTTCACCACCGTCCGCAACAGGACGTGGCGGCACGGCAACGTAGTCCTGCTCGGGGACGCGGCCCACACCGCGCACTTCTCCATCGGCTCCGGCACCAAGCTCGCCATGGAGGACTCGCTCGCGCTGGCCGCCTGCCTCCACGAGCACGCGGACGTCGCCACCGCACTCGCCGCCTACGAGGCCGAACGCAAGCCGGTCGTCGAATCCACCCAGCGCGCCGCCCAGGCGAGCCTCGAATGGTTCGAGAACGTCGGACGCTACACCGGCCAGGACCCGCACCAGTTCGCCTTCAACCTCCTCACGCGCAGCCGCCGCGTCACGTACGACAACCTCCGGGTGCGCGACCAGGAGTTCACCGACGTCGTCGACTCCTGGCACGCCGACGACACCGCCCGGGTGCTGCCCCAGGCCGGCCGGACGGGCATGCCCCCCATGCTCCGTCCGTTCCGTCTCGGCGGGCTGCACCTGCGCAACCGGGTCGTCGCGCCTCCCACCGCGCTCTACACCGCGCGGGACGGCGTGCCCGGCGACTTCGACCTCGTACACCTGGCCACCCAGACCATCGGCGGCTCCGGCCTGGTCCTCGCCGGGATGACGGCCGTCAGCCCCGACGGCCGCGCCACCACCGGCTGCCCCGGCCTGTACACCGACGAGCAGGAGGCAGCCTGGAGGGGGATCGCCGACTTCGTCCACCAGCAGTCGGACACCTGCCTGGGCATCCAGCTCACCCACGCCGGCCGCCGGGCGGCGACCGGCATCCCCCGTCCGGACGGCAGCGCCACCCCCCTCGGCGCCGGTGGCTGGCCGCTGGTGGCCGCCTCCGCACTGGGCTGGGACGAGCACAGCACGGTGCCCCGCGCGGCCACCCGGCAGGACATGGACGCCATCACCCGCGACTTCGTCACGGCGGCCGGGCGCGCGGACCGAGCGGGCTTCGACGTACTGGAACTCCAGTACGGGCACGGCCACCTGATGTCCGGCTTCCTCTCACCGCTCACCAACGTCCGCACCGACGCCTACGGCGGCACCCTGGACGGGCGCCTGCGCTTCCCCCTGGAAGTGCTCCGCGCGGTCCGCGACGTCTGGCCGACGGGCAAGGCCCTCGTCGTCCGCATCTCCGCCGCCGACTGGGCCGAGGGCGGCACCACCGAAGCCGAAGCCGTCGAGATCGCCCGCGCCCTCGGCGGCGCCGGAGCCGACGCGATCGACGTCTCCACCGGAGAGGTCGTCGCCCACCAGCGCCCCCGCTACGGCCGCAGCTACCAGACCCCGTACGCCGACCTGATCCGCAACGCCACCGGCATCCCCACCATCGCGGTCGGCGCGATCTCCACCTACGACGACGTGAACTCGATCATCCTGGCCGGCCGGGCCGATCTGTGCGCCGTCGGACGGGCCCAGCTGCACGACCCGCTGTGGACCCTGCACGCCGCGGCCGCCCAGGGGTACAGCGGCCCGGCCGCCCCCTGGCCGGCCGCCTGGAAGGCAGGCAGCGGCCGGCCCCCGGCCGCGCGCACCGACCGCGTACCGCCGCGCCTCCAACTGCTCCGGGAGCCCACCGCCCCCGTACACCAGCGCTGGCTTCCCCCTGCCGCCGCCTGCACCGCAACCCACTGA
- a CDS encoding thioesterase family protein has translation MTASHPRQDIGADSCAAGCPEALVPHPPSIVVERRVEWQDTDAAGHYHHSTVVRWVEAAEAALLRRLGLAHLFGSTPRVHFEADYRARLWFGETVRTELLVTEVGTSSLHYAFTVRGAAQEVAATGRMVIAHSAARASGSTAWPDEVREVLTGAGPQAPELFA, from the coding sequence ATGACCGCTTCCCACCCGCGGCAGGACATCGGCGCGGACAGCTGCGCCGCCGGTTGTCCCGAAGCGCTCGTACCGCATCCGCCCAGCATCGTCGTCGAGCGGCGCGTGGAGTGGCAGGACACCGACGCGGCCGGCCACTACCACCATTCCACGGTGGTGCGCTGGGTCGAGGCCGCCGAAGCCGCCCTGCTGCGGCGCCTGGGCCTCGCCCACCTCTTCGGCAGTACGCCCAGGGTCCACTTCGAGGCCGACTACCGGGCCCGGTTGTGGTTCGGCGAGACCGTCCGCACCGAACTGCTGGTCACCGAGGTCGGGACGAGCTCGCTCCACTACGCCTTCACGGTCCGGGGCGCGGCCCAGGAGGTGGCGGCCACCGGACGCATGGTCATCGCCCACTCGGCCGCCCGCGCGAGCGGCTCCACGGCCTGGCCCGACGAGGTGCGCGAGGTCCTGACCGGGGCGGGGCCCCAGGCCCCGGAGCTCTTCGCGTGA